The window TTTTCATTCTTTTTCAGCTTTTATCATTTTTGTTTTTTGTGTTTTTTAGCAACCTCTTATTAACCAATGTTAACTTATGTTAACTTTTATTAACTTGTTGTATTATCTTCTCTATCACTCCCTCTATCGTTAAGCCTGTTGTATCAATATTCACCGCATCTTCGGCTTTTTTTAAGGGCGCAATTTCTCTTGTGAAATCTTTATTATCTCTTTCTTTTATATCCTGCTTAATTTTTTCAAGGTCGCTTTGTATTCCTTTATTAGTTTGTTCAAGCCATCTTCTTTTTGCCCGCTCATCAATAGAAGCATCCAGATAAAATTTAAAAGGCGCCTTGGGGAATACAACCGTGCCGATATCTCTGCCTTCCACAACAATTCTGCCGCTTGAACCGATTTCTCTCTGAAGCTTTTTCATCTTCTTCCGCACATCTTTTACTCTGCATACCCACCAGATGTTATTCGTTACCTCTTCAGTTCGTATCTTGTCAGTCACTTCTTCCCCGTCTACCCATATCCTCATTCCAGCCCTGCTTGCGGGGCTGTCCGCCAACGTATCAGTGGCGGACACATTCTTTATAGTATCCCCTCCACTCTTGCCTGCCATAGTTTTAGTGGCAGGACTACTTTGGCGGGCAGGCCTGCCTGCCAAATCTTGTTGGGAGGGTTTCTTAGCTATTAAAATCGTTTCCTTCACCATTTCCACCAGTTTCTCTTTATCTTCAACAGTTATACCTTCCGTTAGCGCCTTCAAAGTGAGTGCTCTATACATCGCTCCCGTATCTAAATAGAAAAATCCCAAGCGTTTGGCAACCTCTTTGGCTATTGTTGTCTTTCCCGCTCCCGCAGGCCCGTCAATCGTAACAATAAGGTTTTTTTTCATTGTATTTCCTCTTTAGCCCTGTACCCCACGTGGTACAGGGTCGCAATCTTTGCTTTTTCTTGTTTAAGAGTCTATATTATACACATACGTTCTCTGAAATAGTAGTTTTAATAACGATACAATCCGAAAGGAGGTATGCTATGAAGCACATAAGTGCTTTTTTAATGAAGCATACCCATGCCTTCCCATAATTAAGACCCAGAGAAAACCTTGAGATTGTTCCTCAAGGTCTTTGGATAATCTTGTTAAAGGGATCTAGAAGGGTTGTGTTTTGTGAAAGGCTTGGCAAAGGGATAGCAGGCGCTATTCTCTTGCTTTGGTGTATTTTTAGATTCCAAGGGAAATTTTAATAGGCGAAATACAACAAGGTGCAGACAATTATAACCGACAATGGTTGTGACCTGCTACTTAAGCCTTTCATTATATTTAATGAATAAAGCCAAAGGGCAGAAAAGGATAGAGAATCAAATTTTCCGTATAGTCACTAGTTAAATGTAAATCATTGTATGCAACGTCTACTACTTCTTATACTTGGGGCACTGTTGGGCTCACTGCTTACCCGCCAATATGAAACATTCAAAGGGCGGGAAAATGATGCTCACTTACTCTTACTTGC is drawn from bacterium and contains these coding sequences:
- the cmk gene encoding (d)CMP kinase; amino-acid sequence: MKKNLIVTIDGPAGAGKTTIAKEVAKRLGFFYLDTGAMYRALTLKALTEGITVEDKEKLVEMVKETILIAKKPSQQDLAGRPARQSSPATKTMAGKSGGDTIKNVSATDTLADSPASRAGMRIWVDGEEVTDKIRTEEVTNNIWWVCRVKDVRKKMKKLQREIGSSGRIVVEGRDIGTVVFPKAPFKFYLDASIDERAKRRWLEQTNKGIQSDLEKIKQDIKERDNKDFTREIAPLKKAEDAVNIDTTGLTIEGVIEKIIQQVNKS